AAGAACCTGGTCCATGTTCCCCTTGGTAAGGGTAAGCATGACCTTGGAAGAGATACCCAGATCGCGAAGCAGTTTCAGGAATTTCATTACCCGTTGGAAGTGCCCCGGCCCCCGAATCATATTATTGTGTTCTTCCAATCCCTCCAGGCTCACCTGAAAAAAAACCGGCCGCTGAATGGCCAAAAGGGCTTCAAGTTGTTCCCGCGGCGCCGGATTTCCGAGGATGGCCACGGCCAAGTCCCTTTCTGAGGCGGCCTTGTAGAGGTCTGAAAAATGAGGATACAGCAGGGGATTACCGCCGGTAAATGATACCTGCCCCCTTACATTTTTGTCTCTGCAAAAGGCCCTCAGATCGTCGAGGATTTCAAGCCCCTGTGCCGGCGTCAGAGGCGACCGCTTGCTCCGATCGTAACAGTGCTTGCAGTGAAGATCACACGCCTGGGTGACGTGCCACTGCAGCGTGAAGTAACTGGAGGATACGAAACGTTCGTACTGATGTTCAGCCGCCGGAAAACTTGCAGGGTCTCTGCGTATGTGAGACCGGGGGGCGATTAGAAGGCCCTTGGCAGCACCTCGTCTGATAGCGGCATCTACGGCCCCTACCGGCAAGGCAGCGGCTGCAGCCACTTTTTCCGGATCGATCCCTTCGACCACCACCTTAAGCACAAGAAGATCTTCATCGGTGGCGACCTGGGTCTTAACCTTTCTTGTTTCAGGATCCCGCCAGACCAGCACGTATTCTTCGCCCGGTTCCGGCTCTTTTGGGGTAAGTCGTTTTTTCCCCTTTAGCAGGAAAGGCAGATGCTTCCAGGCAAGCTGAAGGAGCTGAAGGGTGGGATTGACGACAATCTCCTCGGTCTGTCGAGGAATATCATCTTGCTCTGTTGAAAGCTTGTAGAGGATCCACTCCAGGCGGGCGAGCTCGGCTAGGAATCCCGGCACACGAGCATCGCCCTGCTGGAGTGAAACGGTAGTGGGAAATGACTCCGGCCCAGCATCTTGCGCACAGGTTGCAAGGATCCACGCCCAGGTATCCCCATCCACCATGGAACGACACGATGGGTACACCCTTGAGAGCAGGTCCTCGTCGTCTAGACGCCCGAGCGACTTCCCCTTCTGATCCTGGGACAGTGGAGAGGTCATGGGGAGCCTCGACGAATCGGCAAAACCGATTTCTGAACCGCTAAGGGTTCCTTAAGCCGGAAATGGGCGACAAGAATCGTTGCCCTTCTGAGTTTTTTCTCGGCCGTCACTATTAGTGCTACCTGCACTAAGTCCTAGCTTCAACCACTTTTGGCTGGGGCCTTCTCGGTGCTACCTGCACCGGAACTGCCACTTCAGCCGCTTTGCCCGGATTTTTCCTTTTTGGCGCCACCTTCACCAGTGTCAGTGCCACTTCATCCAGAGGAGCACCCAGGAAGCGAGAGCCCGGCCCCCGCCTATAAGACCGGCAAGCCCGAACGTTGCCAGGACCTTCTTGATGTGCTTGGTGTCCATCATCTACCTCCGCATAAGTTGGTTGATAGGGCGCTGTTTTTCCTCCCAGGACAGGAAAAACACCGGCGAATACACCGAACAAAACGCCCCTGCACACGTGGCAGGATGCATGTTTTTATCTCTCCGGTAAATAGGGTAATCACTGTATTTGCCGACAAGAAAGACCCTATTTTGGGGGGGACATGGTCATATTGGAGACGAAAACACCTGTTTTCAGACCAGAAGACATTGAAAAGACAGAGGAGATATGGGAAACTGACAGCATGCCGAATCGATATGTGTCAACCGTGTGTTCCGGAAAAGGCCCGCTATCCTGTGTCAGGAAGGAAGAAGAACAGTGCTTAGAAAAGACATTTGGCCAAGCT
This genomic interval from Deltaproteobacteria bacterium contains the following:
- the sbtA gene encoding selenobiotic family radical SAM modification target peptide, which produces MMDTKHIKKVLATFGLAGLIGGGRALASWVLLWMKWH
- the sbtM gene encoding selenobiotic family peptide radical SAM maturase, which produces MTSPLSQDQKGKSLGRLDDEDLLSRVYPSCRSMVDGDTWAWILATCAQDAGPESFPTTVSLQQGDARVPGFLAELARLEWILYKLSTEQDDIPRQTEEIVVNPTLQLLQLAWKHLPFLLKGKKRLTPKEPEPGEEYVLVWRDPETRKVKTQVATDEDLLVLKVVVEGIDPEKVAAAAALPVGAVDAAIRRGAAKGLLIAPRSHIRRDPASFPAAEHQYERFVSSSYFTLQWHVTQACDLHCKHCYDRSKRSPLTPAQGLEILDDLRAFCRDKNVRGQVSFTGGNPLLYPHFSDLYKAASERDLAVAILGNPAPREQLEALLAIQRPVFFQVSLEGLEEHNNMIRGPGHFQRVMKFLKLLRDLGISSKVMLTLTKGNMDQVLPLAEILRDSTDDFTFNRLSMVGEGANLQPPSRENFAEFLKTYMKASEHNPIMGWKDNVINIVCHENGLEPFGGCTGYGCGAAFNFMALLSDGEVHACRKFPSLIGNAFKESLTDIYDSEEARQYRSGPRSCQGCPIRLVCRGCLAVAYSHGLDVFEDRDPYCFMAFS